The following are from one region of the Oryzias latipes chromosome 12, ASM223467v1 genome:
- the LOC101162302 gene encoding phosphatidylinositol transfer protein beta isoform isoform X1 — MVLIKEYRVVLPVSVEEYQVGQLYSVAEASKNETGGGEGIEVLKNEPYEKEGEKGQYTHKIYHLKSKVPGYVKMIAPEGALVFHEKAWNAYPYCRTIVTNEYMKDDFMIKIETWHKPDMGTVENVHDLDEQTWRTVEVVPIDIASRDEVAPGDYKPEEDPALFQSSKTGRGPLGPEWKNELKTDCPYMCAYKLVTVKFRWWGLQTKVENFIHRQEKRIFTNFHRQLFCWIDKWVGLTMEDIRRMEEETQKELEELRKTGPIRGTSAAHEH; from the exons ATGGTGCTCATCAAGGAATA CCGTGTTGTGTTGCCGGTCTCTGTGGAAGAG TATCAAGTTGGGCAGCTTTACTCTGTGGCAGAGGCCAGCAAGAATGAGACCGGAGGAGGCGAAGGCATCGAAGTCCTCAAAAATGAGCCCTATGAGAAGGAAGGGGAGAAGGgacaatacacacacaaaatataCCATCTAAAGAG CAAAGTCCCGGGCTACGTAAAGATGATCGCACCCGAGGGAGCCTTAGTTTTTCACGAAAAGGCTTGGAACGCGTATCCATACTGTCGCACCA TCGTGACG AACGAGTACATGAAAGACGACTTCATGATAAAGATTGAGACGTGGCACAAACCCGACATGGGAACAGTAGAAAAC GTGCACGACCTGGACGAGCAGACGTGGCGGACTGTGGAGGTGGTGCCTATAGACATCGCCAGCAGAGACGAAGTGGCTCCTGGA GACTACAAACCCGAGGAGGATCCGGCTCTTTTCCAGTCTAGTAAGACGGGCAGAGGCCCGCTGGGGCCCGAATGGAAG AACGAGCTGAAGACGGACTGTCCGTACATGTGTGCGTACAAGCTGGTGACGGTCAAGTTCAGGTGGTGGGGGCTGCAGACCAAAGTGGAGAACTTCATCCACAGG CAAGAGAAGCGGATCTTCACCAACTTCCACCGTCAGCTGTTCTGCTGGATCGACAAATGGGTGGGTTTGACCATGGAGGACATCCGGCGGATGGAGGAGGAGACCcagaaggagctggaggag CTTCGAAAAACGGGTCCGATCCGAGGCACCAGTGCTGCTCACGAGCATTGA
- the LOC101162302 gene encoding phosphatidylinositol transfer protein beta isoform isoform X2 yields the protein MVLIKEYRVVLPVSVEEYQVGQLYSVAEASKNETGGGEGIEVLKNEPYEKEGEKGQYTHKIYHLKSKVPGYVKMIAPEGALVFHEKAWNAYPYCRTIVTNEYMKDDFMIKIETWHKPDMGTVENVHDLDEQTWRTVEVVPIDIASRDEVAPGDYKPEEDPALFQSSKTGRGPLGPEWKNELKTDCPYMCAYKLVTVKFRWWGLQTKVENFIHRQEKRIFTNFHRQLFCWIDKWVGLTMEDIRRMEEETQKELEEMRQKGDVRGTSATDE from the exons ATGGTGCTCATCAAGGAATA CCGTGTTGTGTTGCCGGTCTCTGTGGAAGAG TATCAAGTTGGGCAGCTTTACTCTGTGGCAGAGGCCAGCAAGAATGAGACCGGAGGAGGCGAAGGCATCGAAGTCCTCAAAAATGAGCCCTATGAGAAGGAAGGGGAGAAGGgacaatacacacacaaaatataCCATCTAAAGAG CAAAGTCCCGGGCTACGTAAAGATGATCGCACCCGAGGGAGCCTTAGTTTTTCACGAAAAGGCTTGGAACGCGTATCCATACTGTCGCACCA TCGTGACG AACGAGTACATGAAAGACGACTTCATGATAAAGATTGAGACGTGGCACAAACCCGACATGGGAACAGTAGAAAAC GTGCACGACCTGGACGAGCAGACGTGGCGGACTGTGGAGGTGGTGCCTATAGACATCGCCAGCAGAGACGAAGTGGCTCCTGGA GACTACAAACCCGAGGAGGATCCGGCTCTTTTCCAGTCTAGTAAGACGGGCAGAGGCCCGCTGGGGCCCGAATGGAAG AACGAGCTGAAGACGGACTGTCCGTACATGTGTGCGTACAAGCTGGTGACGGTCAAGTTCAGGTGGTGGGGGCTGCAGACCAAAGTGGAGAACTTCATCCACAGG CAAGAGAAGCGGATCTTCACCAACTTCCACCGTCAGCTGTTCTGCTGGATCGACAAATGGGTGGGTTTGACCATGGAGGACATCCGGCGGATGGAGGAGGAGACCcagaaggagctggaggag ATGCGTCAGAAAGGTGACGTGCGAGGCACCTCTGCGACGGACGAGTAG